One part of the Solea solea chromosome 16, fSolSol10.1, whole genome shotgun sequence genome encodes these proteins:
- the tefb gene encoding TEF transcription factor, PAR bZIP family member b isoform X1, whose protein sequence is MPGKDAVSVKLQPDGGDVVTVAPQKSFPFVLKKIMDIPPPNILEEGDDEIEKEKLSTAEDVEGGRGEAASAGGGSRGGAGVGGGGSGGVSASLTPAIWEKTIPYDGETFHLEYMDLDEFLLENGIPVNLEDEELQKTLASVEGKSKSIPKVAATAAPTPTNDAAAAASIPASASSPSASVTSTVTSEPEEAVTITTLQTAKLEDEDREEEEEEEEEQDQEEEEEEEEEGQEEESLPEEAKVEKKNERNTPSPIDPDAIEVDINFQPDPTDLVLSSVPGGELFNPRKHKFSDEELKPQPMIKKAKKVFVPDERKDEKYWSRRKKNNVAAKRSRDARRLKENQITVRASFLERENAALRQQVAEMRKDCGRCKNVLARYEAKYGPL, encoded by the exons ATGCCTGGTAAAGACGCGGTGTCCGTGAAGCTTCAGCCCGACGGTGGCGACGTCGTCACAGTGGCTCCGCAGAAATCCTTCCCGTTTGTTTTGAAGAAGATCATGGACATCCCGCCTCCTAACATCCTGGAGGAAGGCGATGATG AAATTGAAAAGGAGAAGCTGAGCACAGCTGAGGATGTGGAGGGAGGCAGGGGTGAGGCAGCCAGCGCTGGTGGAGGTTCTAGAGGAGGAGCAGGTGTTGGCGGCGGCGGCAGTGGAGGAGTATCCGCCTCCTTGACCCCAGCTATTTGGGAGAAGACCATTCCCTATGACGGGGAGACCTTCCACTTGGAGTACATGGACCTGGATGAGTTCCTCCTGGAGAACGGGATCCCCGTGAACCTGGAGGATGAGGAGCTGCAGAAGACTCTTGCCTCAGTGGAGGGCAAAAGCAAATCCATCCCTAAGGTTGCTGCTACAGCTGCCCCTACTCCTActaatgatgctgctgctgctgcatccatcCCTGCCTCAGCATCTTCCCCCTCTGCCTCCGTCACCTCTACTGTCACCTCAGAACCAGAAGAAGCTGTGACCATCACTACTTTACAAACAGCTAAACTagaagatgaggacagagaggaggaggaggaggaggaggaggaacaagatcaagaggaggaggaggaggaggaggaggagggacaagAGGAGGAATCATTGCCTGAGGAGGCAAAAGTGGAGAAGAAAAACG AGCGCAACACACCCTCCCCTATCGACCCAGACGCGATTGAGGTGGACATTAATTTCCAGCCTGATCCCACAGACCTGGTTCTGTCCAGCGTGCCAGGAGGCGAGCTGTTCAACCCCCGTAAACACAAGTTCTCTGACGAGGAGCTGAAACCGCAGCCTATGATCAAGAAGGCCAAGAAAGTGTTTGTTCCTGATGAGCGAAAG GATGAGAAATACTGGTCtaggaggaagaagaacaacGTGGCGGCGAAGCGTTCTCGTGACGCGCGCCGGCTGAAGGAGAACCAGATCACTGTGCGCGCCTCTTTCCTGGAGCGGGAAAATGCCGCACTGAGGCAACAAGTGGCTGAGATGCGGAAGGACTGTGGCCGCTGCAAGAATGTCCTGGCCCGCTATGAGGCCAAGTATGGCCCACTGTAA
- the tefb gene encoding TEF transcription factor, PAR bZIP family member b isoform X2, whose protein sequence is MSTTNQIYLGDKNDLPDLLKSWADYAFSFPAFDDCEIEKEKLSTAEDVEGGRGEAASAGGGSRGGAGVGGGGSGGVSASLTPAIWEKTIPYDGETFHLEYMDLDEFLLENGIPVNLEDEELQKTLASVEGKSKSIPKVAATAAPTPTNDAAAAASIPASASSPSASVTSTVTSEPEEAVTITTLQTAKLEDEDREEEEEEEEEQDQEEEEEEEEEGQEEESLPEEAKVEKKNERNTPSPIDPDAIEVDINFQPDPTDLVLSSVPGGELFNPRKHKFSDEELKPQPMIKKAKKVFVPDERKDEKYWSRRKKNNVAAKRSRDARRLKENQITVRASFLERENAALRQQVAEMRKDCGRCKNVLARYEAKYGPL, encoded by the exons ATGTCCACAACAAACCAAATCTACTTGGGAGACAAGAACGATCTCCCTGACCTCCTCAAGTCCTGGGCTGACTATGCTTTCTCCTTCCCCGCCTTCGATGACTGCG AAATTGAAAAGGAGAAGCTGAGCACAGCTGAGGATGTGGAGGGAGGCAGGGGTGAGGCAGCCAGCGCTGGTGGAGGTTCTAGAGGAGGAGCAGGTGTTGGCGGCGGCGGCAGTGGAGGAGTATCCGCCTCCTTGACCCCAGCTATTTGGGAGAAGACCATTCCCTATGACGGGGAGACCTTCCACTTGGAGTACATGGACCTGGATGAGTTCCTCCTGGAGAACGGGATCCCCGTGAACCTGGAGGATGAGGAGCTGCAGAAGACTCTTGCCTCAGTGGAGGGCAAAAGCAAATCCATCCCTAAGGTTGCTGCTACAGCTGCCCCTACTCCTActaatgatgctgctgctgctgcatccatcCCTGCCTCAGCATCTTCCCCCTCTGCCTCCGTCACCTCTACTGTCACCTCAGAACCAGAAGAAGCTGTGACCATCACTACTTTACAAACAGCTAAACTagaagatgaggacagagaggaggaggaggaggaggaggaggaacaagatcaagaggaggaggaggaggaggaggaggagggacaagAGGAGGAATCATTGCCTGAGGAGGCAAAAGTGGAGAAGAAAAACG AGCGCAACACACCCTCCCCTATCGACCCAGACGCGATTGAGGTGGACATTAATTTCCAGCCTGATCCCACAGACCTGGTTCTGTCCAGCGTGCCAGGAGGCGAGCTGTTCAACCCCCGTAAACACAAGTTCTCTGACGAGGAGCTGAAACCGCAGCCTATGATCAAGAAGGCCAAGAAAGTGTTTGTTCCTGATGAGCGAAAG GATGAGAAATACTGGTCtaggaggaagaagaacaacGTGGCGGCGAAGCGTTCTCGTGACGCGCGCCGGCTGAAGGAGAACCAGATCACTGTGCGCGCCTCTTTCCTGGAGCGGGAAAATGCCGCACTGAGGCAACAAGTGGCTGAGATGCGGAAGGACTGTGGCCGCTGCAAGAATGTCCTGGCCCGCTATGAGGCCAAGTATGGCCCACTGTAA
- the LOC131475359 gene encoding protein Tob2: MHLEVKVALNFIVSYLYNKLPRRRADLFGEELERILVSRFEGHWYPEAPLRGSAFRCIHLGAPRDPVVELAAKRSGLDTEEVRANVPAELSVWIDPYEVSYQIGEKGAVKVLYLEDPPGLSCDSERAEAVIREGNGDTEVEEAKNLGFNPDAQVFVPIGSQASPALMPSHSSSPTPLSAQSCSGLFSYPSSTTPPDPAAHSSNTSTPSPPSGGLPYLSAQHPPTALPAARPQPITFTTASFAATKFGSTKMKKCSGTGSPASSGVVIPSTQRVMSRSPTNISTPELLKHKPLSLSLHSLGGPIPSQLSPNAKEFVYPGSPGPLYFEADAQPMQPHTSPFQPPHTVNTHPSFDPFSSPPPAPGVGIISSNGGISYMEKPPFVEGLGSYNLQYPSQSFQPVVLAN; encoded by the coding sequence ATGCATCTAGAAGTGAAGGTTGCCCTCAACTTTATCGTGTCCTACCTGTACAACAAGCTGCCTCGGCGTCGAGCTGACCTGTTTGGCGAGGAGCTGGAGAGGATACTGGTGTCTCGTTTTGAGGGTCACTGGTACCCTGAAGCCCCACTCCGGGGTTCTGCTTTTCGCTGCATTCACCTGGGAGCACCGAGGGACCCCGTGGTTGAGTTGGCCGCCAAGAGGAGTGGACTGGACACCGAAGAGGTCCGTGCAAATGTTCCTGCAGAGCTCAGTGTGTGGATCGACCCTTATGAGGTGTCTTACCAGATCGGAGAGAAAGGGGCCGTAAAGGTGCTCTACCTGGAGGACCCTCCAGGCCTCAGCTGTGACAGTGAGAGGGCTGAGGCGGTGATAAGAGAGGGCAACGGAGATACAGAGGTGGAAGAAGCCAAGAATTTGGGCTTCAACCCAGATGCTCAGGTGTTTGTGCCAATCGGAAGTCAAGCATCTCCCGCTCTCATGCCATCACACTCCAGCTCTCCCACACCTCTATCTGCCCAATCATGCTCCGGGCTCTTTAGCTACCCCAGCTCGACCACGCCCCCTGACCCTGCTGCCCACTCCTCCAACACCTCCACCCCTTCCCCTCCAAGCGGCGGGCTGCCCTACCTCTCTGCTCAGCACCCTCCCACTGCTCTCCCCGCTGCTCGCCCTCAACCCATCACTTTCACCACCGCCAGCTTTGCCGCCACTAAATTCGGCTCAACCAAGATGAAGAAGTGCAGTGGCACAGGGTCGCCAGCCAGCTCTGGAGTTGTCATACCATCTACCCAGAGGGTTATGTCCCGCTCTCCTACCAACATCTCAACACCAGAGCTACTCAAGCACAAGccgctttctctctctttgcacTCCCTCGGTGGTCCCATCCCCAGCCAGCTCTCTCCCAACGCCAAAGAATTTGTCTACCCAGGATCCCCAGGCCCCCTTTACTTCGAAGCTGACGCTCAGCCCATGCAACCTCATACCAGCCCTTTCCAGCCCCCCCACACTGTCAACACCCATCCGTCTTTTGACCCCTTCTCCAGCCCACCTCCAGCCCCGGGTGTGGGCATCATCAGCAGCAATGGCGGGATCTCTTACATGGAGAAGCCACCATTTGTGGAGGGTTTAGGAAGCTACAACCTGCAATATCCCAGCCAGTCCTTCCAGCCCGTTGTGCTGGCCAACTAA